Below is a genomic region from Deinococcus ruber.
CCCCATCTTGGGGCCAAAAGCACGTTCCAGACAGCCTTTTATGAAACTGCAAGATGTGAGTGAAGTCACGGTCATCCCGCCCCAAACCCCGGTGAAACCTGCCAGGGCGAAGGCGAGGTGTGTGTGGGGCAGCCCGGTGGGTACTTCGACGCGGCGGTTCGGGAACTATCTGCCGGATGACCGCACGGCCCCCTGTAAGGACTGAGGCGGCATGGGCGAAGTCGAGGCGGAGAACAAAGAGGCAGCGCTGTGAGCCTGCTCGTCCACCTGCAGGCCTTGCCGGAGGCGCCTGGTCCTGCGGTGCACGTGCAGCTATCGAGGTCGACGAGTACCTGATTGAGTGAGCTGCTGTTCCCTTATCCTCGACAGGCCCGTTCCCTCAGGAGACTTTCTGCGAACATCCGGCTCATTTAACTGACGAGCTTGTTGATCCCTAAACGCTGGCCGCCTCTTCAGCCGCTCGCCCTCTTTTTGAAGCGGCCACGTCTTTTACTGTCCGAGCCCACAGTCGCTCATGACACTCCGGTGGCATCATCGGGGCGGCACTTCGCTGTTATTAGCTGCGCCCGTCTTGGAGGAATTCTATGTCTCATGTTGTTCGTTTGCGTTCACTTGTTGCTTCGGCGCTGCTGTTAGGTAGTGCGGGTGCCGCGTCCACGCCCACCCTGACCTTCCCGTTCAAAGTCCAGGGAACGGCCAATGCCGGGGCCTCCGGGCAGCTGATCGTCCGCACCCTCAGCCCAACGATGTCCATCTCAGTGCTGACGCTGCGCGGCCTGACGCCCAACACGGCGTACGTGGCCCATTACCACTCGTTGGGAACGGCCAGCAGCGATCCCTGCGCCTCCAACGGCCCGATCTCCCTGGTCTTCCCGCCCTTCAAAAGTGACGCGCAGGGTCAAGGACTCGCGCTGCTGCGCGCCGTTCCAGCCAGGATCAGCGGCACCGCCGGGGCGTACGTCAATGTGCATACCGCAGACGATGTCGCCGTCATTCCCCTGTGCGCGTCTGTTCTCAAAGCGGCTGCACCCACGGCCGTCCAGCCCACAACCCCCCAGACCACGACCACCCCGCCGGCGACGCATGCGGCGTCACAGCAGGGTGTCACCGTCAAGATCGGCGATAACACCTTCATGCCCACGCCGCTGTCCGTCGCGGCGGGCACCACCGTCACCTGGGTCAACACCGGGAAGGTCACCCACAACGTGTCGTCGGTCGATCTCCCGGGGATTCGCTCGGCCAGCCTGCATCCTGGCGAGAGTTACAGCTACACCTTCACCGCTCCCGGCATCTTCACGTACTACTGCTCCTACCATGAAGGCATGAGTGCCACGATCACCGTGACCAAGCGCTGAGCGGGCCTGTTCCTCCCGCAACGTCCTCTTCCGCTCCAGCCGACCGCCCTCCGTTCGCAGGACGTCTCGTGGTTCCGGAGCTTGCTCGCTGTTTGCGGTGGCCTCGCTGGCGGGATGTTTCGCCGTGTCGTCGTGATCGCCCGTCCTGACACCCATTTGATGACCGTGCGCCCGCTCAAGTCCGAGTGGGCGCGTCTTGCTGGTGTGTGCCGTATGGATGCAGCACGCGTCAGGGCTAGGTGCGGCGCCTCGTTCTTGAGCAGTGGCGTCGTCGCGAAGGCCAGTCCCGCACAGAGCAGGCCTGCGATCACACAGACGATGAGCCGCTCCCACGGCACCGGTTCGATCGGGACGTTATTCGACCCACTGCTGAGCACCAGTGGATCCAAGGGATGTTGTCGAATCTGTCCGGCGACAAGCACGGCAGAGAGGACGAACATGGCCAGGCTGGCCCAGTTCAGACCAAGAGAGGCCGCCCTGATGGTCCGGCCCGCCAGAAGAGAGCCCAAGGACAGATCGGCCACCGCCGCGATCAGTCCCAGGAGGAGGCCCCGTTGCAAGCGACGCTGCATCCACTGAACCTGCTTGTGTGGGGTGGGCATGCTCTTGAGCCGAGTACACGTGAGACCAGGAAGGCCGTCGTTGGCGTCTGCGACATGTCAACTGCAGGAAGCATGCGCCGCGGCTCCTGTGACTGCAGGACTTGGTGGGATCAGGCGATGCCCTGATGCTGGTCGCGGCTGACCTGCACCGAAGAAATGTTCCGCACGCTTCCTGATCAGGAGCGTTCAGGACGTTTCCTCCCACGGGCATCTCGTTGGCCCAAGCGGACCTGACGGGTGCCGCTGTTCTCTTCAAGCCACGTGCTTTAGGGCTTGGCAACGCTGATCTGCCCTGATTTGAAGGCGATGTGGTTGCTGTGCCCCCAATGTGCCCAGAATTCCTGCGGGACCGCTCCCGGCACGTCGTAGCGCAGGTACAAATAGCCCGGCGCGGTGTCTTCCAATCCGGCGTTGACTTCGCAGCGCGACAGGGTCGGCGTGGTGAGCGCCTGGAAGTGCTCATCGTGACTCAGGAGAGTCTGAGCCGCTGTCAGCAGGGCGTGATCCTGGTTACTTGCCGGTCGATCCGCGCCGAGGACCGTGATGGAGACTGTGGAGGGGTGCTGATTGGAACGGGTCATTTGACTCCTCGGAATCCGGCGGCCGCCGCACTGGCGGCATCCTTGAAGCACTGGGTGGCATGCGTGCGGCCATACTTACTGTCCCCAATCGGCAGATGATAGATCCCCGCCTTGCTCAGTTTCACGGGCGCGGCAGGCGGACAGCTGCCACCAGCCAGAGGCGCCATGCTGGCATTCCCTTGGAGTTGAGCAGGAATCTGCTGAACGGTGGTGGGAACTGGGGGAGACGCAGGTCCTGACGAGACAGGCGACACGCCCCCCGGCAGCGGGCCGACGTACTTGACGTAGGCGGTGGTCCAGTTGCTGGCGATCGCCCGCTGCGCCTCCTGCATGGTGATGGTCCCTGCGCACGCGAGGGCGTGGAGTTTGTTCTCCAGCGTGTCCTTGACGTGCGCGTTCAGTGGCTGGGTCTTAAAGGACTCCGGGAAGAGATTCTTCGCACTGTTCGACCCGCCCAGTTCCAGACTGATGATGTGGTCGATTTCGTACTCGCCGGGCAGCCGACTGGTGATGCCGTATGCCTTGTAGATTTGGTTTTTCAGACTCTGCGGGACATTGCGGACTGTCTGGGTGTAGCCGCTCTTGCAGATGATGGCAGGGTCGCTGGTCAGGACGTCGCCGGGACTCAACGTGGGATCGGGCAGGATCGGCGCGGCCATATTGTAGGTCGCGGCCAACGCCGAAGAGGCCACGGCCAGCAGGACTACTCCGATGCTGAGAGGTCGCATGTCAGCAGTGTAGGGGCAACTTCTTGAGCGAAGCTGATCAGGTCAGCTTGGTGAAGGCGAGCGTGGAGCGGTCGCTGGTCTGACACTCAGCAACGAACGGTCGCTGACTGTTGCGGATTTGGTGAGGCACTTCCGGCAAGGTCCGCGGTCGGGTCGATCAAAACGAGATCACTGCAGCGCTTGAGGGCTCTGTTGCACCTCTGAAGCAATCGTATCCACCCATCCTCATGCCTGTGGGACGTTCACCTTACTCTTCAGGCCGAGTGGAGAGAGGAGGGGCTGGTCCACAGGGCCTGTGCAGAAGCTTACGGATCAGTCGTGCGACAGGTCGTCACCGTCCACAAGGTCTTCGCCAGTCAGCCAGATTTGAAGCACGGCGATCACCGCGGCTTTAAAGTTTTCATCCGCATCCAGCAGCCGGGCGAGTTCAACTCGGGTGGTGCGAGAGATCTGCTGATCAGATCGACCTCGGTCAGCTTCGTACGCTGACCGCAGCAGCATGATCAGTTCGGCTGGAGTGGCATTCGGAAGATCAGACATATCGCCACTTCACTGGCAGTTGGTTCAGAAACGCTATAGCCGTCTACCTGTTCCTCAACCCTGCTGTCAGGCGTTCGTTAGCTGCTCGCCATCCGCGTGAGATGTCTGCCGAGCGGGGCCGCCCGCCCCTGCAACGACGGGAGAAGAGCCGCGCCCTTCTCGATCTGGTGAGGCCCGCTTGTTGTACCGGATCACTCGGGAGGATTCGTTAGATGAGGGGCGTGGGCCTCATCCGGAAGAACACGGCGCCGACGACCATGCCTGTCCACCGACTTTTGGAGCGTTTAAAAGGGGGAGAGATGATCCATGTGACCCGTCAGATCTCGCCTCATCCGGCAAATTTCCAGGCGACGAGCTCACCCACGCAGACGGCGTGGTCGGCATCGAGTTGGAGCTGCGAGGATTGAGAGGATGCCAGGTGTCGCGCTGCACCAAGGGGATCGTAGTGAGGCGTATATAGGGGTGCCCGGCTGATCTGAGGGTCTGTAGAAGCGCAGACTTGGGCCAACATCCACGACTCACTGCTCGATATCCTGACACTCGAACGCCTCAACCGGCAGGCACGCCAACAGGGAGCGCCCCTCAGTGCCCCTCGCACTGGAACAGGTGCGCTGTGGCCTTGCCTGATCGGTGGAGGACCAGACGAACGGAAGGGCGCAAGTTCAAGGTTGAGCATCCGTCTACCGCCGACTACATAGGGTGCACGCCCAGACCCCGCATGAGGACCAGATCATTCCCCAACAGTCATGCACCCCAGGAAATGGACAGTCATTGGCTGACTGCGCTGCACGCTGCAACAGGGGTGCCCTTAACGGCCGTCCTGCAAAGGGCAATGAGACCAGCTTGCCTCCCATCTCAGATGCCTCCGCTCCTTGGCGACAGTTCCGCGCTTTCGTACAGCTGATGCGCTGCCTGTTCCCTGGAGGCTTGTTCTTCCTGGATGGTCAACAGATGATCCAGCGACACAAACTGGTAGCCCCGCGCCCGCAGGGCCGGAATCAGGATCTGGAGCGCGTCGACGGTGGCGCTGCGGTTGCCGCCGCCGTCGTGCAGCAGCACGATACTGCCCGGGGTGACCTGAGTCGGCACCTGCGTGACGATCGACGCCGACTGGGCCAGGTGCTGGTCATCCTGCGGATCGACATTCCATGTCACCACCTGCTGGCCACGCGCCTGAGCATACGCGGCAGGCGCGGACAACCCCGCCGCAGCGCAGGCCACAGGCGCTGGTGCACTGGTCTGAATGGGAAAGCGGACCTCACGCGCTGCCAGATTCCAGACCGGCCAGCTCGCCCACCGTGTCGAGCTCAACGCCCTGTCGTTGCGCGTAGGCGACGAATTGCGGCAGCACCCGCAGGCTTTCCAAGACATTGTCATGCAGCAGCACAATCCCGCCCTGACGCAGATGTCCTGCCAATCGGCTTTCCAGCACCTTCTGGCCGGGATTGTTGAAGTCTGCCGGATCGTCCGTCCAGAAGGTCGTCACCAGCCCACGAGCCCGCGCGATCTCCAGGGTTTGCGGCGAGTAGCGCCCACCGGGGGGCCGGAAGAAGCGCACCGGCTTCCCGGTGATGCCACGCAACACCTCGTTGCAGCGCCTAAGTTCATCCTCCACCGTGTCCATCGGCA
It encodes:
- a CDS encoding plastocyanin/azurin family copper-binding protein, translating into MRSLVASALLLGSAGAASTPTLTFPFKVQGTANAGASGQLIVRTLSPTMSISVLTLRGLTPNTAYVAHYHSLGTASSDPCASNGPISLVFPPFKSDAQGQGLALLRAVPARISGTAGAYVNVHTADDVAVIPLCASVLKAAAPTAVQPTTPQTTTTPPATHAASQQGVTVKIGDNTFMPTPLSVAAGTTVTWVNTGKVTHNVSSVDLPGIRSASLHPGESYSYTFTAPGIFTYYCSYHEGMSATITVTKR
- a CDS encoding sunset domain-containing protein; the protein is MRPLSIGVVLLAVASSALAATYNMAAPILPDPTLSPGDVLTSDPAIICKSGYTQTVRNVPQSLKNQIYKAYGITSRLPGEYEIDHIISLELGGSNSAKNLFPESFKTQPLNAHVKDTLENKLHALACAGTITMQEAQRAIASNWTTAYVKYVGPLPGGVSPVSSGPASPPVPTTVQQIPAQLQGNASMAPLAGGSCPPAAPVKLSKAGIYHLPIGDSKYGRTHATQCFKDAASAAAAGFRGVK